In Musa acuminata AAA Group cultivar baxijiao chromosome BXJ3-11, Cavendish_Baxijiao_AAA, whole genome shotgun sequence, one DNA window encodes the following:
- the LOC135652471 gene encoding small ribosomal subunit protein uS4y-like, whose translation MVHVSFYRNYGKTFKKPRRPYEKERLDAELKLVGEYGLRCKRELWRVQYALSRIRNAARDLLTLDEKNPRRIFEGEALLRRMNRYGLLEEGQNKLDYVLALTVENFLERRLQTLVFKSGMAKSIHHARVLIRQRHIRVGRQVVNIASFMVRVDSAKHIDFSLTSPFGGGRPGRVKRKNQKAAAKKATGGDGDEDDEE comes from the exons ATGGTTCACGTCAGTTTCTACCGCAACT ATGGCAAGACGTTCAAGAAACCTCGCCGCCCGTACGAGAAGGAGCGGCTGGACGCGGAACTCAAACTGGTCGGGGAGTACGGGCTGCGGTGCAAGCGCGAGCTATGGAGGGTCCAGTACGCTCTCAGCCGGATCCGGAACGCGGCCAGGGATCTCCTCACGCTCGATGAGAAGAACCCCCGACGGATCTTTGAGGGAGAGGCCCTGCTCCGCCGTATGAACCGCTACGGGCTCCTTGAGGAGGGCCAGAACAAGCTCGACTACGTCCTTGCCCTCACCGTGGAGAACTTTCTGGAGCGCCGCCTCCAGACGCTCGTGTTCAAGTCTGGAATGGCCAAGTCCATCCACCATGCTCGGGTCCTGATAAGGCAGCGGCACATCAG AGTCGGAAGGCAAGTTGTGAACATCGCATCATTCATGGTCAGAGTTGATTCCGCAAAGCACATAGATTTCTCACTTACCAGTCCATTCGGTGGAGGCCGACCCGGTAGAGTGAAGAGAAAAAATCAGAAAGCCGCCGCAAAGAAGGCAACCGGAGGAGACGGTGACGAGGATGATGAGGAATGA